In Nitrosophilus labii, the following proteins share a genomic window:
- a CDS encoding metallophosphoesterase: MVYGDIHGCLEEFLALRKKIDIKKDDIEISVGDFIAKGPYSLDTLRFLEKRKILCVRGNHEDKFIRYKLHYDEEKRSGKKNPMKLEEEEKKFFFSLKEEDFRFLSSTKFYLKIGSLTVVHAGITNKIFLSRATKKAYTQVMRVRFVDEKGDFVTLDETDKKGCCYWSEVYDNHEGFIVYGHQPFLKPKIDRFSIGIDTGAVYGNFLSAVVFDMDEDVNISSYRFYFQKSKKAYVKRKKSWLQ, translated from the coding sequence ATAGTTTATGGAGATATTCACGGTTGTTTAGAGGAGTTTTTGGCACTTAGGAAAAAGATAGATATAAAAAAAGATGATATAGAAATAAGTGTGGGCGATTTTATAGCAAAAGGTCCTTATTCGCTTGATACACTAAGATTTTTGGAAAAGAGAAAAATTTTATGTGTACGAGGAAACCATGAAGATAAGTTTATCAGGTATAAACTTCATTATGATGAGGAGAAACGAAGCGGGAAGAAAAATCCTATGAAACTAGAAGAAGAGGAAAAGAAGTTTTTTTTCTCTTTGAAAGAAGAGGATTTTAGATTTTTAAGCTCTACAAAATTTTATTTAAAAATAGGCTCCTTAACGGTTGTTCATGCCGGTATTACCAATAAAATCTTTTTAAGTAGAGCAACAAAAAAAGCTTACACACAGGTAATGAGAGTGAGGTTTGTAGATGAAAAGGGAGACTTTGTCACTTTAGATGAAACAGATAAAAAAGGGTGTTGTTACTGGAGCGAGGTTTATGATAACCACGAAGGATTCATAGTATATGGACATCAGCCATTTTTAAAACCAAAAATAGATAGATTTAGTATAGGGATAGATACCGGTGCTGTTTACGGTAACTTCTTGAGTGCAGTGGTTTTTGATATGGATGAGGATGTAAACATATCTTCATATAGATTCTATTTTCAAAAATCCAAAAAAGCTTACGTAAAAAGAAAAAAGTCTTGGTTGCAATGA
- a CDS encoding DUF5615 family PIN-like protein: MKFLADVHLGGMTKYLRALGFDTLYFSNIEDNKIIEIAKSEDRIVLTKDRALCERLKGRCYLVKSKKTIEQIKEIAKRFKLKNDASPFTRCLKDNTILENVDKSEILDRLPLKVKKFYTSFKICPVCKRIYWLGSHYERMKRVLDSILI; this comes from the coding sequence ATGAAGTTTTTAGCTGATGTTCATCTAGGCGGTATGACAAAATACTTAAGAGCCTTGGGTTTTGATACTCTCTATTTTAGCAACATAGAAGATAATAAGATTATTGAAATTGCAAAAAGTGAAGATAGAATCGTATTGACAAAAGATAGAGCGCTTTGTGAAAGATTGAAAGGTAGATGCTATCTTGTAAAATCTAAAAAAACTATAGAGCAGATAAAAGAGATAGCAAAAAGATTTAAACTGAAAAATGATGCAAGCCCTTTTACAAGATGTTTAAAAGATAACACTATATTAGAAAATGTGGATAAAAGTGAGATTTTAGACAGACTGCCTCTTAAAGTAAAAAAGTTTTATACAAGTTTTAAAATATGTCCAGTGTGTAAACGTATCTATTGGCTAGGAAGTCATTATGAGAGAATGAAAAGGGTGTTGGACTCTATACTTATTTGA
- the nfo gene encoding deoxyribonuclease IV, whose amino-acid sequence MINKKFVGAHVSASGGVFNAPKNAKEIGAKAFALFTKNQRQWKAKPLDSKTIDLFHKNLEDSSIEPKHILPHDSYLINLGHPEPQKRDKSLEAFIDEVNRCSLLGLDKLNFHPGSHLKKISEEECLDLIADSINKTLDVTKGVTLVIENTAGQGSNLGYKFEHLAYLIDKCEDKSRIGVCLDTAHLFGAGYDIRDEESYKKTMDEFDKIVGFEYLKGMHINDSKAKLGSRVDRHHSLGKGEIGLEAFRLIMNDERLEDIPLILETIDDTIWDKEIELLYSMCGECVQ is encoded by the coding sequence ATGATAAATAAAAAATTTGTAGGAGCACATGTGAGTGCAAGTGGCGGTGTGTTTAATGCACCAAAAAATGCGAAGGAGATAGGAGCTAAAGCTTTTGCACTCTTTACAAAAAATCAGAGACAGTGGAAGGCAAAGCCCTTAGATTCTAAAACTATAGATCTTTTTCATAAAAATTTAGAAGATTCAAGTATCGAGCCAAAACATATCCTGCCACATGATAGCTATCTTATAAACTTGGGACATCCAGAACCCCAAAAGAGAGATAAGAGTTTAGAAGCCTTCATCGATGAGGTTAACAGATGTTCACTTTTGGGTTTGGATAAACTAAATTTTCATCCTGGAAGCCATTTGAAAAAAATAAGCGAGGAGGAGTGTTTAGACCTTATAGCTGACTCCATAAACAAAACTTTGGATGTTACCAAAGGGGTAACTTTGGTTATTGAAAATACGGCAGGACAAGGAAGCAATCTTGGCTATAAGTTTGAGCATCTAGCATATCTTATAGATAAATGCGAAGATAAAAGCAGGATAGGTGTTTGTCTGGATACGGCACACCTTTTTGGTGCCGGATACGATATTAGAGATGAAGAGTCATATAAAAAGACAATGGATGAATTTGACAAAATAGTAGGATTTGAGTATTTAAAAGGTATGCATATAAACGATTCAAAAGCTAAACTAGGTAGCAGGGTGGATAGACACCACTCTTTAGGTAAAGGCGAAATAGGACTTGAGGCTTTCAGACTTATTATGAATGATGAGAGACTTGAGGATATTCCTTTGATTTTAGAGACTATTGACGATACTATATGGGATAAAGAGATAGAGCTTCTATATAGCATGTGTGGGGAGTGTGTTCAGTGA
- a CDS encoding ATP-binding protein, which translates to MKFLVDFIESKDITKSKIFPQLKCSEEEAEILRYITKKYISGTEEINVLDILLDLYEEEDYEYLKKLPLIKNLLDFGWVVFGSFSNLKTNENTNLELLHSNIVLSVPFLKLLEEGSLDLVLPEIKPYTDHLEYLQDQFFRIDLYQKLASSKQNFNINSPNINRLKNKLKLLEKRIEERLKVTEQEIEIEKFFKEYELNEKERIIFLALLKEEYAASEGALRDMNMLIDLVSFDEYERIENRVLLEEGSKLIEERIIDYDEMLTPFGGISRSFFILEDILQRIIHPGKKKKSKKLKLNMLIKEQDIFELIEPKTTLEDVVLHPETRKTLNSLLKQMDKKVASRLKEWGIKPKKKGIDARIIFYGPPGTGKTMTALSLAKSLKKSVLSFDCSKILSMYVGESEKNVRKIFDTYTELSEKAKTEPVLLLNEADQFLSARSSSPGSSADKMHNQMQNIFLEQIEKFEGVLIATTNLLETIDQAFSRRFNYKIEFKKPTYEERIQLWNKMLPKNAKFEEGFYVKRLAEFELTGGQINLIVKNTAYKVAVKDEPVFTMEDFIEEIKKERASTFDNEKSMGFLK; encoded by the coding sequence GTGAAGTTTCTAGTAGATTTTATCGAATCTAAAGATATAACTAAAAGCAAAATTTTTCCACAGTTAAAATGCAGTGAAGAGGAAGCGGAAATTTTGCGATATATTACGAAAAAATATATATCGGGAACTGAAGAGATAAACGTACTCGATATTTTATTGGATCTCTATGAAGAGGAGGATTATGAGTATCTTAAAAAACTTCCTCTTATCAAAAATCTTTTGGATTTTGGATGGGTAGTTTTTGGTAGCTTTTCCAATCTTAAAACAAATGAGAACACAAACCTAGAACTTTTGCACTCAAATATAGTTTTAAGTGTTCCTTTTCTAAAACTTCTAGAAGAAGGAAGTTTAGATCTTGTTCTTCCGGAAATAAAACCTTATACCGATCATCTTGAGTATCTTCAAGATCAATTTTTTAGGATAGATTTATATCAAAAGTTGGCATCTTCAAAACAGAATTTCAATATTAACTCTCCAAATATCAACAGGCTAAAAAACAAACTCAAGCTTTTGGAAAAAAGAATTGAAGAGAGACTTAAAGTAACAGAACAAGAGATAGAGATAGAAAAGTTTTTTAAAGAGTATGAACTAAATGAAAAAGAGAGAATCATCTTTTTGGCACTTTTGAAAGAGGAGTATGCTGCTAGTGAAGGTGCGCTTAGAGATATGAATATGCTTATAGATCTTGTAAGTTTTGATGAGTATGAAAGAATCGAAAACAGAGTTTTGCTTGAAGAGGGCTCAAAACTTATAGAGGAGAGAATCATCGATTATGATGAGATGCTTACTCCTTTTGGAGGAATCAGCAGATCTTTTTTCATACTTGAAGATATTTTGCAAAGAATCATACATCCAGGAAAGAAGAAAAAGAGCAAAAAACTAAAACTAAATATGCTTATAAAAGAGCAAGATATTTTCGAACTTATAGAGCCAAAAACTACTTTAGAGGATGTGGTGTTGCATCCAGAAACAAGAAAGACTCTTAACTCTTTATTGAAACAGATGGATAAAAAAGTTGCAAGCAGACTAAAAGAGTGGGGTATCAAGCCTAAAAAGAAAGGAATAGATGCTAGAATCATCTTTTATGGCCCTCCGGGAACAGGTAAAACGATGACGGCTCTTTCTTTAGCAAAATCTTTGAAAAAATCTGTTTTGAGTTTTGATTGCTCTAAAATTTTATCTATGTATGTTGGTGAGAGCGAAAAAAATGTTAGAAAGATTTTTGATACATATACAGAACTAAGCGAAAAGGCAAAAACCGAGCCTGTTTTGTTACTAAATGAAGCAGACCAGTTTCTTAGTGCAAGAAGTTCTAGTCCGGGTAGTAGTGCTGATAAGATGCACAATCAGATGCAAAATATTTTTTTAGAACAGATAGAAAAGTTTGAAGGCGTGCTTATAGCCACTACAAATCTTTTAGAGACGATAGATCAAGCTTTTTCGAGAAGATTCAACTACAAAATTGAGTTTAAAAAACCAACATATGAAGAGCGAATCCAACTTTGGAATAAGATGCTTCCAAAAAATGCTAAGTTTGAAGAGGGGTTTTATGTAAAGAGACTTGCTGAGTTTGAACTTACCGGTGGCCAGATTAACCTAATCGTAAAAAATACCGCTTATAAGGTAGCGGTAAAAGATGAACCTGTTTTCACAATGGAAGATTTTATAGAGGAGATTAAAAAAGAGAGAGCCTCTACGTTTGATAATGAAAAATCAATGGGATTTTTAAAATAG
- a CDS encoding NAD(P)H-quinone oxidoreductase subunit 3: MSHMDVAHPYFGAFLLFVITAVAFIATTTAARFVSRSLARLDTEKLKAAIYECGPEVTKQPNRISAQFYLIALLFILFDVEIIFMFPWAIDFKILGWFGFAEMILFILLLAIGFIYAWRKGALEWHSIK; encoded by the coding sequence ATGAGTCATATGGATGTGGCACATCCCTATTTTGGTGCATTTTTACTGTTTGTAATTACTGCGGTAGCTTTTATCGCCACTACCACGGCTGCAAGATTTGTCAGTAGAAGTCTTGCTAGACTAGATACTGAAAAACTCAAAGCTGCAATTTATGAATGCGGCCCTGAAGTTACCAAACAGCCAAATAGAATATCTGCACAGTTTTATCTAATCGCTCTTTTGTTTATTCTTTTTGATGTGGAAATAATATTTATGTTTCCTTGGGCGATTGACTTTAAGATTCTAGGATGGTTTGGTTTTGCTGAAATGATTTTATTTATACTCTTATTGGCTATAGGTTTTATATATGCATGGAGGAAAGGAGCTCTTGAATGGCACAGCATCAAGTAA
- a CDS encoding NuoB/complex I 20 kDa subunit family protein: MAQHQVNYAASGGLPVALTTVDKIVNWGRSNSLWALTYGLACCAIEMMASGASRYDFDRFGVIFRASPRQADVMIVAGTLTKKHAEFIRRLYDQMAEPKWVISMGSCANTGGMFNTYATVQGVDRVIPVDLYLPGCAPRPETLQYAVMLLQKKIRKQSIFQKQKPKRLV; this comes from the coding sequence ATGGCACAGCATCAAGTAAATTACGCTGCAAGCGGCGGTTTGCCGGTTGCTTTGACTACTGTAGACAAAATTGTAAACTGGGGAAGATCGAACTCTTTGTGGGCTTTAACTTATGGTTTGGCTTGCTGCGCTATTGAGATGATGGCATCAGGTGCGAGTAGATACGATTTTGATAGATTTGGAGTTATATTTAGAGCAAGTCCAAGACAAGCAGATGTGATGATTGTTGCGGGAACACTTACCAAAAAGCATGCTGAATTTATTAGAAGACTTTATGATCAGATGGCGGAGCCCAAGTGGGTTATCTCTATGGGAAGTTGTGCCAATACAGGTGGAATGTTTAACACTTATGCGACAGTTCAAGGTGTAGATAGGGTTATTCCTGTAGATCTATATTTGCCAGGATGTGCTCCAAGACCGGAGACGTTGCAGTATGCTGTAATGCTTTTGCAAAAAAAGATTAGAAAACAGTCTATTTTCCAAAAACAAAAACCAAAAAGGTTGGTATGA
- a CDS encoding NADH-quinone oxidoreductase subunit C, whose amino-acid sequence MRPYRPKDNVQKKAYYTDRFWIAPRIPEEDVSQDKVYAVDLEKIKAKFDIKKAYIQRGQLVIIIDPSINKELLFFLRDELGYDMLIELSAIDYLAQDGEFEVFYQLLSLSKRKRLRVKCRIKEDEAIESVNPVFRSADWSEREMYDMFGIKVNNHPYFKRILMPDDWVGYPLRKTYPLHGDEAAQWYEIDKIFGKEYREIVGPEIRDAAWIDKTDTEQFARYGHEVPKGAPYDSEPVKIDSFNEDAPLVETFDLKKSKIVDRDR is encoded by the coding sequence ATGAGACCTTATAGACCCAAAGATAATGTTCAGAAAAAGGCCTACTATACTGATAGATTTTGGATAGCGCCAAGAATTCCTGAAGAAGATGTTTCTCAAGATAAAGTATATGCTGTGGATCTTGAAAAGATAAAAGCAAAATTCGATATTAAAAAGGCTTATATCCAAAGAGGGCAGCTTGTTATCATAATAGATCCTTCTATTAACAAAGAACTGCTTTTCTTTTTAAGAGATGAGCTTGGATATGATATGCTCATAGAGCTTAGTGCTATCGACTATCTTGCTCAAGATGGTGAGTTTGAAGTCTTTTATCAGCTGCTCTCTTTAAGCAAAAGAAAGAGACTAAGAGTAAAATGTAGAATCAAAGAGGATGAAGCGATAGAGAGTGTAAATCCGGTCTTTAGAAGTGCAGACTGGAGTGAGAGAGAGATGTATGATATGTTTGGTATTAAAGTCAACAATCACCCATACTTTAAAAGAATACTTATGCCTGATGACTGGGTTGGATATCCTCTTAGAAAAACATATCCTCTACATGGTGACGAAGCAGCACAATGGTATGAGATAGATAAGATTTTTGGAAAAGAGTATAGAGAGATAGTAGGACCAGAAATTAGAGATGCGGCGTGGATAGATAAAACCGATACTGAACAGTTTGCAAGATACGGCCATGAAGTACCAAAAGGTGCGCCATACGATAGCGAGCCTGTGAAGATAGATTCTTTTAACGAAGATGCACCGCTTGTGGAGACATTTGATCTTAAAAAATCGAAAATTGTTGATAGAGATAGATAG
- the nuoD gene encoding NADH dehydrogenase (quinone) subunit D, with amino-acid sequence MQQRNRLEPFFENLVFDRDDNTMVVNFGPQHPSAHGQLRLILELDGEQVVKAVPDIGYLHRGMEKMAENMIYNEFLPTTDRMDYIAATSNNYAFAFAVERLLGIENEIPRRAKVIRTILLELNRIISHLFWLATHALDVGAMSVFLYCFREREYAMDLMEDYCGARLTHSAVRIGGVPLDLPKGWLEKLSVFLNNLPSQIELYEGLLDKNRIWRMRLENVGVIPPEMAKSWGCSGIMLRGSGIEWDIRKEEPYELYDELDFDIPVSDRCDSYGRYKLYMEEMRQSIKIIRQLIPMYKETGPELMAKVPQYISASKEDIMTQNYSLMQHFVLVTQGMRPPVGEVYVPTESPKGELGFFIRSEGEPYPYRLKIRAPSFWHTGILQDLLPGHYLADVVTIIGSTNIVFGEIDR; translated from the coding sequence ATGCAGCAAAGAAATAGATTAGAACCTTTTTTTGAGAACCTGGTTTTTGATAGAGATGATAACACTATGGTTGTCAACTTTGGTCCTCAGCACCCTTCAGCACACGGTCAGTTAAGGCTAATACTAGAGCTTGACGGAGAGCAAGTAGTAAAAGCTGTGCCTGATATCGGCTATCTTCACAGAGGTATGGAGAAGATGGCTGAAAATATGATATATAACGAATTTTTACCGACAACTGACAGGATGGACTATATAGCCGCAACATCTAATAACTACGCATTTGCCTTTGCTGTTGAAAGGTTGTTGGGTATAGAGAATGAGATTCCAAGAAGAGCAAAGGTTATAAGAACAATACTGCTTGAGTTAAACAGAATCATATCGCACCTTTTCTGGCTCGCTACACATGCACTTGATGTTGGTGCTATGAGTGTCTTTTTGTACTGTTTCAGAGAGCGTGAATATGCGATGGATTTGATGGAAGATTATTGTGGTGCTAGACTTACGCACAGTGCAGTAAGAATAGGTGGGGTGCCGTTAGATCTTCCAAAAGGTTGGCTAGAGAAACTATCTGTGTTTTTAAACAACCTTCCAAGTCAAATAGAACTGTATGAAGGTTTGCTTGATAAAAACAGAATCTGGAGAATGAGACTCGAAAATGTAGGCGTAATCCCACCTGAGATGGCAAAAAGCTGGGGATGTAGTGGCATTATGCTAAGAGGTAGCGGAATTGAGTGGGATATAAGAAAAGAGGAACCTTATGAACTTTATGATGAGCTTGATTTTGATATTCCGGTAAGTGACAGATGTGATAGTTATGGAAGGTATAAGCTTTATATGGAAGAGATGAGACAAAGTATCAAAATTATAAGACAACTTATACCGATGTATAAAGAGACGGGGCCAGAGTTGATGGCGAAGGTTCCTCAATACATTTCTGCATCCAAAGAAGATATTATGACTCAAAACTACTCTTTGATGCAGCATTTTGTTCTAGTTACCCAAGGAATGAGACCGCCTGTTGGAGAAGTTTATGTTCCAACTGAGTCTCCTAAAGGAGAGTTGGGATTTTTTATAAGAAGCGAAGGAGAGCCATATCCATACAGGCTTAAAATTAGAGCACCAAGTTTTTGGCATACCGGAATATTGCAAGATTTACTTCCGGGACACTATTTGGCTGACGTAGTAACTATTATAGGTTCTACAAACATTGTTTTCGGAGAAATTGACAGATAA
- a CDS encoding NADH-ubiquinone oxidoreductase subunit E family protein has protein sequence MVRYDLRHLKDNFYDRMMELLENEVKPGEVAIFLFEIGDFSPIQKSADLVKEAGHELLNSLKFNQVDWTIVVRRKA, from the coding sequence ATGGTTAGATATGATTTGAGACATTTAAAAGACAACTTTTATGATCGAATGATGGAACTTTTGGAAAATGAAGTTAAGCCTGGAGAGGTAGCGATATTTTTATTTGAAATTGGTGATTTTTCTCCGATCCAAAAAAGTGCTGATTTAGTAAAAGAGGCTGGTCACGAACTTCTAAATTCACTTAAGTTCAATCAGGTAGATTGGACTATAGTGGTTAGAAGAAAAGCGTAA
- a CDS encoding FAD-dependent oxidoreductase: protein MSKVYFSCWRDEFIDNRGKPIEEWAESSYNFPVNYNIDINSKAFIGWDGFALFDENVDVVRLATEYAKQYQIYSEACGRCAPGRWGGRILYDLFDKIARGEGEKSDVEHLKEVSRTMMETSKCEIGRTVPRPLLSILEYFEDDINSLIENKKPSPHYNEDINYIAKVTAPCMDACPAHVDIPAYIEGVRDLRFDDSLQATRKTMPLAHTCGRVCPHPCEDACRRANLDEPISIMELKRIGADFEDNHGLFWLHPKEQKPLNGKKVAIIGAGPAGLTGAYYLALEGVACDIYEELPVLGGEVAVGVPEYRMPVGKYNKDIEAVASLNGVKFITGKRVTADDMRRFEKEYDAILVATGTRISKKVRAKNEREEIKGYWGAINFLDCVNLYVKYGIPVPKEIQEQQMLDKDYVDLTGKTVVCVGGGFTSMDVVRCAVRANAKKVIMLYRRDEATIIRNTTYEEYHEAVEEGVEFIFYSAVEEIITDENDRLKKLKVNRFELVPDPNGGRPQLVKIEGADFEIECDYLIPAVSQSADLSHLPEEWEIELTSWGTIKTDGKTYMSSRKGVFAAGDCEYGPMTIVNAVGQAKRAASVMSRYVQTGEVTLTDEEIMEDHLRNLKVYDKKEKITGWLPGLPRVVSEKLTVQERKDNNKEVNLGFTQEEAIAEAERCMRCYYIAMVAI from the coding sequence GTGAGCAAAGTCTATTTTTCATGTTGGCGAGATGAATTTATCGACAACAGAGGCAAGCCTATAGAAGAGTGGGCAGAATCATCATACAATTTTCCCGTTAATTACAATATAGATATAAACTCTAAAGCATTTATAGGATGGGATGGATTTGCACTCTTTGATGAGAATGTAGATGTAGTTAGGCTTGCTACGGAGTATGCTAAGCAGTATCAGATCTATTCCGAAGCATGTGGAAGATGTGCGCCTGGAAGATGGGGAGGCAGAATTCTTTATGATCTATTTGATAAGATAGCCAGAGGCGAAGGTGAAAAGAGTGATGTTGAACACTTAAAAGAGGTTTCTAGAACAATGATGGAAACCAGTAAATGTGAAATAGGTAGAACTGTCCCAAGACCACTTTTGTCTATTTTAGAATATTTTGAAGATGATATAAATAGTTTGATAGAAAATAAAAAACCTTCCCCTCATTACAATGAAGATATAAACTATATTGCTAAAGTTACAGCACCATGTATGGATGCTTGTCCTGCACATGTGGATATTCCTGCATACATTGAAGGTGTAAGAGATTTAAGATTTGACGATAGCTTGCAGGCAACAAGAAAGACTATGCCTCTTGCTCATACTTGTGGACGTGTTTGTCCTCATCCATGTGAAGATGCGTGCAGAAGGGCCAACCTTGATGAACCAATCTCTATTATGGAGCTTAAAAGGATCGGTGCAGATTTTGAAGATAATCATGGACTTTTCTGGCTCCATCCTAAAGAACAAAAACCTTTGAATGGCAAAAAAGTAGCGATTATAGGGGCAGGCCCTGCAGGTTTAACAGGTGCTTATTATTTGGCACTAGAAGGTGTGGCCTGTGATATATATGAAGAACTCCCTGTCCTTGGTGGTGAAGTTGCCGTTGGAGTTCCAGAATACAGAATGCCCGTTGGAAAATATAACAAAGATATAGAAGCGGTTGCATCTTTGAATGGCGTAAAGTTTATAACCGGTAAAAGAGTAACTGCCGATGATATGAGAAGATTTGAAAAAGAGTATGATGCAATACTAGTAGCAACGGGTACAAGAATATCTAAAAAAGTTAGAGCAAAAAATGAAAGAGAAGAGATTAAAGGCTATTGGGGAGCTATTAACTTTTTGGACTGCGTAAATTTGTACGTTAAATATGGGATTCCGGTACCAAAAGAGATACAAGAACAGCAGATGCTCGATAAAGATTATGTGGATTTGACCGGAAAAACAGTTGTTTGTGTAGGCGGTGGTTTTACATCTATGGATGTTGTTAGATGTGCAGTTAGAGCTAATGCAAAAAAGGTCATTATGCTCTATCGCCGGGATGAAGCAACGATTATTAGAAATACTACTTACGAAGAGTATCATGAAGCGGTAGAAGAGGGTGTAGAGTTTATTTTCTACTCAGCTGTTGAAGAGATTATAACAGACGAAAATGATAGACTCAAAAAGCTTAAAGTAAATAGATTTGAGTTGGTTCCAGATCCTAACGGAGGAAGACCGCAGCTTGTTAAGATTGAAGGTGCGGATTTTGAGATAGAGTGCGATTATCTTATACCTGCAGTTAGTCAAAGTGCCGATCTTTCGCATCTTCCTGAAGAGTGGGAGATCGAACTTACTAGTTGGGGAACTATAAAAACGGATGGGAAAACATATATGAGTTCAAGAAAAGGCGTATTTGCAGCAGGAGACTGCGAATATGGACCAATGACCATAGTTAATGCTGTAGGTCAGGCTAAAAGAGCTGCTTCCGTTATGAGTAGATATGTACAAACTGGAGAAGTAACTTTGACAGATGAAGAGATTATGGAAGATCATCTAAGAAATCTAAAAGTTTATGATAAAAAAGAGAAAATTACTGGTTGGCTTCCTGGGCTTCCAAGAGTAGTTAGTGAAAAACTAACTGTTCAAGAGAGAAAAGATAACAATAAAGAGGTCAATTTAGGTTTTACCCAGGAAGAAGCTATTGCGGAAGCTGAAAGATGTATGAGATGTTATTATATTGCTATGGTAGCTATTTAG